From the Leptospira sp. WS60.C2 genome, one window contains:
- a CDS encoding inorganic pyrophosphatase codes for MKPNYYVAHPWHGLELGPKAPDELDVFIELTPQDTVKYEIDKASGFIRVDRPQKYSNRSPTLYGFIPRTFSGEASGKHCSDVVGRPDIVGDGDPIDICVLSVNPITHGNMILTVIPIGGLRMIDKGEADDKIVAVLKGDEVFGQMKDISEVPKALINKLHHYFLTYKLDPNSPSTGTVEITEVYDRKEAIKVIQFGIEDYIKKFVTV; via the coding sequence ATGAAACCGAATTATTATGTAGCTCATCCTTGGCATGGACTTGAACTTGGACCAAAAGCTCCCGATGAATTGGATGTATTCATTGAGCTTACGCCTCAAGACACTGTGAAATATGAAATCGATAAAGCTTCTGGTTTTATTCGAGTCGATCGACCTCAAAAATATAGCAACCGTTCACCGACACTTTACGGATTCATACCAAGAACGTTTTCTGGCGAAGCTTCAGGAAAACATTGTTCTGATGTGGTAGGTAGACCTGATATTGTTGGTGATGGTGATCCGATCGACATTTGTGTTTTGAGTGTAAACCCGATCACACATGGAAATATGATCCTCACTGTGATTCCAATTGGTGGACTTCGTATGATTGATAAGGGTGAAGCCGATGACAAAATCGTCGCTGTCTTAAAAGGGGATGAAGTGTTTGGGCAAATGAAGGATATTTCAGAGGTGCCTAAGGCACTGATCAATAAATTGCACCATTATTTCTTAACTTACAAATTAGATCCGAACTCTCCATCCACAGGAACAGTCGAAATAACAGAAGTGTATGATCGAAAGGAAGCGATCAAAGTCATCCAATTTGGTATCGAGGATTATATCAAAAAATTTGTAACTGTATGA
- a CDS encoding cupin domain-containing protein, with protein sequence MATIIRKQETIQDKDQVKDFLTKKGLVYESYKTPESLDLILGQKGLSDAEKEEVLSGLEYRFDQLKKQHGYKANDLVVLHDEVPGIQDMLAKFDKLHIHTDEEVRYIIDGSGIFGFIIDGERFEVHVEKGDFISIPANTNHWFTLDQKLRIKAVRYFKDNSGWTPVYVDESKVLVNA encoded by the coding sequence ATGGCAACGATCATCAGAAAACAAGAAACAATCCAGGATAAAGACCAAGTCAAAGACTTTCTCACAAAGAAAGGCCTTGTTTATGAGTCATATAAAACGCCTGAATCCTTAGATCTGATTCTTGGCCAAAAAGGTTTATCCGATGCGGAAAAAGAAGAAGTACTTTCTGGTCTGGAATACCGATTTGACCAATTGAAAAAACAACATGGCTACAAAGCAAATGACCTCGTGGTTTTGCATGATGAGGTTCCTGGAATTCAAGACATGTTAGCGAAGTTTGACAAACTTCACATCCACACCGATGAAGAGGTTCGTTACATCATTGATGGCAGTGGAATTTTTGGTTTTATCATCGATGGGGAACGTTTTGAAGTCCATGTCGAAAAAGGTGATTTTATTTCCATCCCTGCCAATACCAATCATTGGTTCACATTGGATCAAAAATTAAGAATCAAAGCCGTTCGTTATTTTAAAGACAACTCCGGTTGGACACCTGTGTATGTGGACGAGTCTAAAGTTCTCGTAAATGCTTAA
- a CDS encoding efflux RND transporter permease subunit, translating to MLEKIIQFSIHKRATVLVLTAALTLVGFYNALHLSIDAIPDVTNVQVSAVTSVPGLSPLEVEQFITYPIELEFNGMPKVTEIRSISRTGVSSVTVIFEDGTDIYFARQLVNERLKQAENFIPKSYGKPELSPIATGLGDIYEFALVSESHTPEELRTVMEWEVARQLRSVKGIIDVNVVGGDAKQFQIKIDPKRLLSHNLTLSHITEALEGANVNLGGGYIQKGEEQFVIRGESQFKSIDDIARLSVRTSKDGIPLTLGQIARVETGPALRFGLSTMNGKREVVGGTAMMLLGSNSLEVVGRVKEKMKEIESRLPQGMKIQVYYDRSEFIGRTLSTVFTNLVEAAIIVLVCLILTLGTVKGAFAVALAIPVSMMIATILMNAFGIVGNLMSLGALDFGLLVDGSIVMLESTLHGFLIRKSFLLSKKSAQDMEDGMEEVIMESCIKVVRASAFSVGIILLVYLPLMTLEGVEGRMFRPMAITVAFALGAALLYSITTFPALMSYIYKKPILHESAFWEKFQNKYAEILTYGMKFKRQFTYAGIGVVVLSFMLASTLGSEFLPRIDEGEIAIDIKRLPSTAINHARDLNLEMEKVILKFPEAVSVVSRQGRGESAAEPIGSEEGEMMVKLKPKKEWVTAKDREELMEKMKNSVNQNVPSSYISLSQPIENRVNALLSGSKADIVIKIYGDDLKTLKSIADNYASKIKKIQGAADLRVQKLLGLPLLEIKMNRGNMARYGVRAEEVLTTIETLRVGFNAGKVYEGYKRFDLIVRLDADVTDIGVIENVPVMTELGGTVPLGQVTDIVMTEGPAALYHEGLKRRILVEVNVRGRDMIGFVNEVQSATESIENNLPQGYYVDWGGQFENFTRAKNRLAIVIPIAGAIIFGMLFIAFGSVYYALGVFILVPLSLSGGILSLVMRGLPFSIPAGVGFIAAAGISVLNGVVYASALKDQLKVTRDPSIAVVDAAVYTLRAVATTELVAIIGFLPMAIASSAGAEVQRPLATVVMGGVLVATILSRFLLPIAFEFLVKLAQRQELRQMERERKMNEYFVEEMKKYQSSDLLHASSHGHGHTHDTSVSSDLEEESNETKQNQKSKRKRR from the coding sequence ATGCTAGAAAAAATCATTCAGTTTTCCATTCACAAAAGAGCGACGGTTCTCGTTTTAACGGCTGCTCTGACACTTGTAGGGTTTTACAATGCACTGCATTTGTCGATTGATGCCATTCCAGATGTGACAAATGTTCAGGTGTCTGCTGTGACATCCGTTCCAGGACTTTCTCCATTGGAAGTGGAACAATTTATTACATATCCCATCGAACTTGAATTTAATGGGATGCCGAAAGTGACGGAAATCCGATCCATCTCCCGTACGGGAGTGAGTTCCGTCACCGTCATCTTTGAAGATGGCACGGACATTTACTTCGCAAGACAACTCGTAAATGAACGACTGAAACAAGCAGAAAACTTTATTCCAAAATCCTATGGCAAACCAGAGTTATCTCCGATTGCAACGGGCCTTGGGGACATTTATGAATTTGCTCTTGTTTCCGAAAGCCACACACCAGAGGAACTCCGCACTGTTATGGAATGGGAAGTGGCAAGACAACTTCGTTCTGTAAAGGGGATTATCGATGTGAACGTAGTTGGGGGAGATGCAAAACAATTCCAAATCAAAATTGACCCCAAACGTTTGTTATCTCACAATCTCACTCTCTCACATATCACGGAAGCACTGGAAGGGGCGAACGTAAACCTGGGGGGTGGTTATATCCAAAAAGGAGAAGAGCAATTTGTCATTCGAGGAGAAAGCCAATTCAAATCCATTGATGACATTGCAAGGCTTTCTGTCCGAACTTCCAAAGATGGAATTCCATTGACTTTGGGTCAAATTGCACGCGTAGAAACAGGACCTGCTCTTCGATTTGGTCTTAGTACCATGAATGGAAAACGGGAAGTGGTCGGTGGAACGGCAATGATGTTACTCGGAAGTAACTCACTTGAAGTAGTCGGAAGAGTGAAAGAAAAGATGAAAGAAATTGAATCACGTCTTCCGCAAGGGATGAAGATTCAAGTTTATTATGATCGCTCTGAATTCATTGGAAGAACACTTTCCACTGTATTCACAAACTTAGTCGAAGCGGCCATCATCGTTCTCGTTTGTTTGATCTTAACACTCGGAACCGTCAAAGGTGCATTTGCTGTTGCACTTGCGATTCCTGTCTCCATGATGATTGCAACGATCCTTATGAATGCATTTGGCATTGTGGGAAACTTAATGTCTCTTGGAGCCTTGGACTTTGGACTTCTGGTGGATGGATCAATCGTGATGTTAGAATCAACATTACATGGGTTTCTCATCCGTAAAAGTTTTCTCCTCTCCAAAAAGTCAGCCCAAGACATGGAAGATGGGATGGAAGAAGTGATTATGGAGTCCTGCATAAAAGTAGTGCGGGCTTCTGCCTTCAGCGTGGGAATCATTCTACTCGTTTACTTACCGCTTATGACTTTGGAAGGTGTGGAAGGAAGAATGTTCCGACCAATGGCAATCACCGTTGCTTTCGCGTTAGGTGCCGCACTACTTTATTCCATAACAACCTTTCCTGCCCTCATGTCGTATATTTATAAAAAGCCAATTTTACATGAGTCTGCTTTCTGGGAAAAGTTTCAAAATAAATATGCTGAAATTTTAACCTATGGGATGAAATTCAAACGCCAATTTACGTATGCGGGAATTGGTGTGGTGGTTTTGTCCTTTATGTTGGCATCGACATTGGGTTCAGAATTTTTACCAAGGATTGATGAAGGGGAGATTGCCATCGACATCAAACGTCTCCCTTCCACAGCCATTAACCACGCACGTGATTTGAATTTAGAAATGGAAAAAGTAATTCTAAAGTTTCCAGAAGCCGTGAGTGTTGTTTCCAGACAAGGTCGAGGGGAATCTGCTGCAGAGCCCATTGGTTCGGAAGAAGGTGAGATGATGGTGAAATTAAAACCCAAAAAAGAATGGGTCACCGCGAAAGACCGCGAAGAACTGATGGAAAAAATGAAAAATTCCGTGAACCAAAATGTTCCTTCATCTTACATTAGTTTATCGCAACCAATTGAAAACCGCGTGAATGCTTTGTTGTCTGGATCAAAAGCAGACATTGTGATCAAAATTTATGGTGATGATTTAAAAACATTAAAGTCCATTGCAGACAATTATGCATCCAAAATCAAAAAGATCCAGGGTGCCGCTGACTTACGTGTACAAAAGTTACTCGGGTTACCTCTTCTCGAAATCAAAATGAACCGAGGCAACATGGCTCGTTATGGTGTGCGTGCGGAAGAAGTTCTGACAACGATTGAAACCCTTCGTGTTGGATTTAATGCAGGGAAGGTATATGAAGGATACAAACGTTTTGATTTGATTGTTCGTTTGGATGCTGATGTGACTGATATTGGTGTCATAGAAAACGTCCCCGTCATGACAGAGTTAGGTGGGACGGTTCCTTTGGGACAGGTGACAGATATTGTGATGACCGAAGGACCCGCTGCGCTTTACCACGAAGGTCTCAAACGAAGGATCCTTGTCGAAGTAAACGTTCGAGGACGAGATATGATTGGCTTTGTGAATGAGGTACAATCGGCAACAGAATCAATCGAAAATAATCTTCCACAAGGTTATTACGTTGATTGGGGTGGTCAGTTTGAAAACTTCACTCGAGCAAAAAATCGTTTGGCGATCGTAATTCCAATTGCAGGAGCCATTATTTTTGGAATGTTGTTCATTGCATTTGGAAGCGTATACTATGCGTTAGGTGTCTTTATTCTGGTTCCACTTTCCCTGTCGGGAGGAATTCTTTCTTTGGTGATGCGGGGACTTCCGTTTTCAATTCCAGCGGGAGTAGGGTTTATCGCAGCAGCCGGTATCTCCGTGTTAAACGGTGTTGTGTATGCCTCTGCTTTAAAAGACCAGTTGAAGGTTACCAGGGATCCGTCCATTGCTGTTGTAGATGCTGCTGTTTATACCTTACGAGCTGTAGCTACAACAGAACTAGTAGCGATCATCGGGTTTTTACCAATGGCCATTGCATCCAGTGCTGGGGCAGAGGTACAAAGACCACTTGCGACAGTGGTTATGGGTGGAGTTCTTGTAGCGACCATTTTGTCTCGTTTCCTACTTCCGATTGCATTTGAGTTTTTAGTAAAACTCGCGCAGAGACAGGAACTCAGACAAATGGAAAGAGAACGCAAAATGAACGAATACTTTGTGGAAGAGATGAAAAAATACCAGTCATCTGATCTATTACATGCTTCTTCGCATGGTCATGGTCATACTCATGACACATCAGTATCAAGTGATCTAGAAGAAGAATCAAATGAAACTAAACAAAATCAAAAATCAAAACGAAAGAGGAGATAA
- a CDS encoding polymer-forming cytoskeletal protein, giving the protein MKDESIDTIISDDITFRGTLSFNQTLKIKGQFKGTITSHGKLIIDETGDVEADVEVGSLVVLGNLKGNVDAKEKVELKKNGKVVGDIKTPGLEVEFGSKIIGNCIM; this is encoded by the coding sequence ATGAAAGACGAATCTATAGACACGATCATTAGCGATGACATCACGTTTCGCGGTACACTTTCTTTTAACCAAACATTAAAAATCAAAGGCCAATTCAAAGGTACGATTACCTCTCATGGCAAACTCATCATTGATGAAACTGGTGATGTGGAAGCAGATGTAGAAGTGGGAAGTTTGGTGGTCCTTGGGAATTTAAAAGGCAACGTAGATGCCAAAGAAAAAGTAGAATTGAAAAAGAATGGAAAAGTGGTAGGTGATATCAAAACACCAGGCCTTGAAGTGGAATTTGGTTCCAAAATCATTGGCAATTGCATCATGTAA
- a CDS encoding TolC family protein: protein MKYINQTLLIFLLVILSTTVSSKEKAVYELHSKDELFYLGEDSRAQDSKEKWNLDELEAYAVSSNPLYLREKQNIGMARGDVITASLYYNPILNMQQQFMGASSRAATGLPETSVIYNQPFDMSGVIPQREKVAKQEFLATIASFRDFDRLFRLRLRQNFWTYLYVTEQINYQKEFLENYQDLLDLTKLRAEKGDISFLEYDRLALERVQIEREYRNARILRAQVVKNLRVLIGISDINSPLTIKGRLEFISTREFGIDLDDFDIEERPDLVALKIRQQRERMNIELKKREIIPPLTLGVEFLNKGNENVAGIYAATPLPLFDRKQGEILKSEETYKKLGFDVDAKRNEILSEISAAIKELQARESQLLDYQKMGLLEKNKEVQEKSRLAYIRGASNLVTFLEAEKNYLSVLRSYYEIIYLYYNALEGYKASIGKMDSSEF from the coding sequence ATGAAGTATATCAATCAAACTTTACTCATATTTCTACTGGTAATTCTCTCAACGACCGTTTCTTCCAAAGAAAAGGCCGTGTATGAGTTACATTCCAAAGATGAGTTGTTTTATTTGGGAGAAGACTCCAGGGCGCAAGATTCAAAAGAAAAATGGAATTTAGATGAATTGGAAGCATATGCTGTTTCAAGTAATCCCTTATATTTGCGTGAAAAACAAAACATTGGAATGGCTCGTGGTGACGTGATCACTGCCAGTTTGTATTATAATCCCATTTTGAATATGCAACAGCAGTTTATGGGAGCGTCTTCTCGTGCGGCCACAGGTTTACCTGAAACTTCCGTAATCTACAACCAGCCTTTTGATATGAGTGGGGTGATTCCACAGAGGGAAAAAGTCGCAAAACAAGAGTTTTTGGCAACGATTGCTAGTTTTCGTGACTTTGATCGTTTGTTCCGATTGCGCCTTCGCCAAAACTTTTGGACTTATTTATATGTTACAGAACAAATCAATTACCAAAAAGAGTTTTTGGAAAACTACCAAGACCTTCTCGATTTAACAAAATTAAGGGCAGAAAAAGGAGATATTTCCTTTTTGGAATATGATCGTTTGGCTTTGGAGCGAGTTCAAATTGAAAGAGAATATCGGAATGCTAGAATCTTACGAGCACAAGTTGTAAAAAACTTGAGAGTGTTAATTGGAATTTCTGATATAAACTCACCTCTTACCATTAAGGGTAGATTAGAATTTATTTCTACAAGAGAATTTGGAATTGATTTGGATGATTTTGATATTGAAGAACGTCCAGACTTAGTCGCTTTAAAAATTAGACAACAAAGAGAACGAATGAATATCGAGTTAAAAAAACGAGAAATCATTCCTCCGTTGACACTTGGTGTTGAGTTTTTGAATAAAGGGAATGAAAATGTCGCAGGGATTTATGCGGCAACTCCTCTACCTCTTTTTGATCGCAAACAAGGGGAAATTTTAAAATCAGAAGAGACCTATAAAAAACTTGGATTCGATGTGGATGCAAAACGAAACGAAATTCTCTCGGAAATTTCTGCAGCCATCAAAGAATTGCAGGCAAGAGAATCACAACTCTTGGATTATCAAAAAATGGGTCTTTTGGAGAAAAACAAAGAGGTTCAAGAAAAATCACGGCTTGCTTACATACGTGGTGCTTCCAATTTAGTCACTTTTTTGGAAGCGGAAAAAAACTATCTTAGTGTGCTAAGGAGTTATTATGAAATCATTTATCTCTATTACAACGCTTTGGAAGGATATAAAGCATCTATCGGGAAAATGGATAGTTCGGAGTTTTAA
- a CDS encoding NADH-quinone oxidoreductase subunit N — MSYTPSSNDLIAISPMLILCGVALLSLVVQFLIPKEEEAKPLWVLSVLGLLIAMYALYHTTSSPGYGKFFGSQISISPLTVWLSAIYLIAGLITLLIAPPFLSQHRTLFPEFFPLLLFCLAGMMFLTSGYDFIVIFVGLEILSLALYVMIGMARTSVSALESAMKYFLLGTFSSGFMLLGIAFLYGGSGTTNLDGALRGLFLKGYEANFSKLGLGLFLVGVSFKAALVPFHSWTPDVYEGAQTPITGFMASAGKASALGLVIILFNHIPMGEIGNVWKVLMGSIALISMTWGNIVALKQENLKRMLAYSSISHAGYIVAGIACGAGLEALYYLFSYSLLNLAAFAIISYLEQGKHEVTVNGISHLSGEHPLTALALSVIFLSFAGFPPLIGFWTKLFLLQKMAESDLFFNRLLLFGAVANSCVAFYYYMKITIQSYMKQETGAVAGVRDLPSMPTLGFLVFLLCVFFAAGWLFFQPGALL; from the coding sequence ATGTCATATACACCATCCTCTAATGACTTAATTGCCATTTCTCCCATGTTAATCTTGTGTGGAGTTGCTCTATTATCTCTCGTGGTTCAGTTTTTAATTCCGAAAGAAGAGGAAGCAAAGCCGCTTTGGGTTCTATCGGTTTTAGGACTTTTAATTGCGATGTATGCTTTGTATCATACAACAAGTTCACCAGGTTATGGCAAATTTTTTGGATCTCAGATTTCCATAAGTCCACTCACAGTTTGGTTAAGTGCGATCTATTTGATAGCGGGTCTTATCACTTTACTCATCGCTCCTCCTTTTTTATCCCAACATAGAACTTTGTTCCCTGAGTTTTTTCCGTTACTTCTGTTTTGTTTGGCGGGGATGATGTTTTTGACTTCTGGATATGACTTCATTGTCATTTTTGTAGGATTAGAAATACTATCTCTTGCTTTGTATGTGATGATTGGAATGGCAAGGACTTCTGTCTCTGCTTTAGAAAGTGCCATGAAATACTTTTTACTCGGAACCTTTAGTTCTGGTTTTATGTTACTGGGGATTGCTTTTTTGTATGGTGGTTCAGGAACAACGAATCTCGATGGTGCCCTTCGAGGCTTATTTCTCAAAGGTTATGAGGCCAATTTTTCTAAATTAGGATTAGGGTTGTTTTTAGTGGGTGTGTCCTTTAAGGCAGCTCTTGTTCCATTTCATTCCTGGACACCAGATGTGTATGAAGGGGCACAAACACCGATCACTGGTTTTATGGCAAGTGCTGGTAAGGCATCTGCTTTAGGACTTGTGATCATTCTCTTCAATCATATTCCGATGGGTGAGATTGGAAATGTTTGGAAAGTGCTTATGGGTTCCATTGCACTCATTTCGATGACTTGGGGAAATATTGTAGCTCTCAAACAAGAAAACCTGAAACGAATGTTGGCGTATTCTTCCATTTCCCATGCAGGATATATCGTGGCAGGGATTGCCTGTGGAGCTGGACTTGAAGCTTTATATTATCTTTTTTCTTACTCCTTACTCAACCTGGCGGCATTTGCGATCATTTCTTATTTAGAACAAGGAAAACACGAAGTGACAGTGAATGGAATTTCACACTTGAGCGGTGAACATCCGTTAACGGCTTTGGCTCTGAGCGTGATCTTTTTATCCTTTGCTGGTTTTCCACCGCTCATTGGATTTTGGACAAAACTTTTCCTCTTGCAAAAAATGGCGGAATCAGATTTGTTTTTCAATCGTCTTCTCCTCTTTGGAGCCGTGGCGAACTCTTGTGTTGCCTTTTACTATTACATGAAAATTACCATCCAATCGTACATGAAGCAAGAAACGGGTGCAGTTGCGGGTGTTCGTGACCTTCCAAGTATGCCAACCTTAGGTTTTTTGGTATTTTTACTTTGTGTGTTTTTCGCTGCAGGATGGCTTTTCTTCCAACCTGGTGCTCTGCTTTAA
- the recJ gene encoding single-stranded-DNA-specific exonuclease RecJ — MHHVTKVHFGPLLSEVRTKVDSKRPILRYLVDRREGLKNTHPKELLVSNVSCFHSPFSLPDIGEAVSLLLSFAKANKKILLYGDRDSDGVSSTCLLAFFLRSHPEFINANVEVLVSSESDPYGLCKEAVTKIKKAKPDLLVTLDFGSSQADEIESLTELGIQVIVLDHHEVPVRIPKHCALVNPRRLDSIYPEKKICTAALSFKLVSAILFRLSSEWNQLYVRTNQQEDGRVESQYFQNGISISKEEINSKNIEITNTLPYPENFVTEIPLDEERKLFYYQCTKIPQFFEQLEEETDLAGIGTITDMMPLVGENRHFVKLALESLTKLYTGDKKRKGLKELLKELKLNPHGITTKDLGWSIGPVLNAAGRMGKTEEAVSLLLSEQETDAKSKAKLLLSINEERKERTKRNMDRVERYFARKPERTTHEVVFCYEPDMEPGVSGIVATRMVDTYKKPAIFVAPDNGDARGSIRSYGTENVLKFLEMVSNHFLHYGGHPEAGGFSITIDQIPKLEAELYEKAKQWLDDDKNRSKEHIIETDFTVLPEEMGDKLRKEWKDLEPFGQGNPDIKLGIKNAKAIHLTPLSGGKHVRFHIVGSGSLKFMVWNKGEEFQAFMSKHGSFDLVGSLEENFYQGRNTLQFIVEWFGKSET, encoded by the coding sequence TTGCATCATGTAACAAAGGTTCACTTTGGACCTTTGTTGTCTGAAGTTCGAACCAAAGTCGATTCGAAAAGACCGATCCTTCGTTACCTAGTGGATCGAAGGGAAGGTCTAAAAAACACCCATCCCAAGGAACTTCTTGTTTCCAACGTTTCCTGTTTCCATTCTCCGTTTTCTCTTCCCGATATAGGCGAAGCAGTTTCGCTCCTTCTTTCATTTGCGAAAGCAAACAAAAAGATACTTTTGTATGGGGACCGAGATTCAGACGGTGTGAGTTCCACTTGTTTACTCGCCTTCTTTTTACGATCGCATCCAGAATTTATCAATGCAAACGTTGAGGTGTTAGTTTCCTCCGAAAGTGATCCTTACGGCCTTTGCAAAGAGGCAGTGACCAAAATCAAAAAAGCTAAACCAGATTTGTTAGTCACCTTAGACTTCGGTTCGAGCCAAGCAGATGAAATCGAGAGTTTAACAGAACTGGGCATCCAAGTGATTGTTCTCGACCACCATGAAGTCCCCGTTCGAATTCCGAAACACTGTGCCTTGGTAAATCCCCGTCGTCTCGACTCGATCTACCCTGAAAAAAAAATCTGCACAGCCGCACTCTCCTTCAAACTCGTCTCAGCCATTCTATTTCGTTTGAGCTCCGAATGGAATCAGTTGTATGTAAGAACAAACCAACAAGAAGATGGAAGAGTCGAATCACAATACTTCCAAAACGGAATTTCGATTTCAAAAGAAGAAATCAATTCCAAGAACATAGAAATTACTAACACTCTTCCCTATCCAGAAAACTTCGTTACCGAAATCCCGTTAGATGAGGAACGAAAACTATTCTATTACCAATGTACAAAAATCCCCCAATTTTTTGAACAATTGGAGGAAGAAACAGACCTGGCAGGAATCGGAACGATTACTGATATGATGCCCCTTGTGGGAGAAAACAGACATTTTGTAAAGCTCGCATTAGAATCACTCACCAAACTGTACACAGGTGACAAAAAAAGAAAAGGTCTAAAGGAACTCTTAAAAGAACTCAAACTAAATCCCCATGGGATCACCACAAAAGATTTGGGATGGTCCATTGGTCCTGTTCTCAATGCTGCTGGTCGTATGGGAAAAACGGAAGAAGCCGTTTCCCTTCTTCTATCAGAACAGGAAACAGATGCCAAATCCAAAGCGAAACTTTTACTTTCTATCAATGAAGAAAGAAAAGAACGAACTAAACGCAACATGGACCGCGTGGAACGGTACTTTGCCAGAAAACCCGAAAGAACCACACATGAGGTTGTGTTTTGTTACGAACCAGATATGGAACCAGGTGTGAGTGGAATTGTTGCCACAAGAATGGTGGATACTTATAAAAAACCTGCGATTTTTGTGGCTCCTGACAATGGAGATGCAAGAGGAAGCATTCGATCCTATGGAACAGAAAATGTCCTCAAATTCCTTGAGATGGTATCAAACCATTTTTTACATTACGGCGGGCATCCAGAGGCAGGTGGTTTTTCGATTACTATTGATCAAATTCCTAAACTCGAAGCAGAATTGTACGAAAAAGCAAAACAATGGTTAGATGATGATAAAAATAGGTCAAAAGAACATATCATTGAAACTGATTTTACCGTTCTCCCTGAGGAGATGGGTGACAAACTTCGTAAGGAATGGAAAGACTTAGAACCTTTTGGACAAGGGAATCCAGACATCAAACTAGGAATCAAAAACGCAAAAGCAATTCACTTAACACCTCTTAGTGGAGGAAAACATGTCAGATTTCATATCGTTGGAAGTGGATCACTAAAGTTTATGGTCTGGAACAAGGGAGAAGAATTCCAAGCCTTCATGTCGAAACACGGCAGTTTTGATTTGGTTGGTAGTTTAGAAGAAAACTTTTACCAAGGAAGGAACACTTTACAGTTCATCGTGGAATGGTTTGGTAAATCCGAAACATAA